In Humulus lupulus chromosome 6, drHumLupu1.1, whole genome shotgun sequence, a single genomic region encodes these proteins:
- the LOC133782049 gene encoding probable protein phosphatase 2C BIPP2C1, with protein MAEFYPNPIRACRPLSSLFLHPRILFPKPSHHHTNFVGKSAVIRTLKQQTRFQILSKSEPEFGILSTEECSDGSVVFRFGIAKDDDGKSVSGVDIDKVIVDGGDADTEGLVNENGEQLSESLGPQSSLEQVQSHSEVRERSYPAQVSSEISSAVREDCSAAESLSNGVSGLSKSLVGEATFEIEITESSSVDEVSINSDEDVVVTRNTVPLVDVLDEEVHSDGEENTAQICEGEVLHGLVSSNLSSVDEVSLNDDENAVGARNNVPRVDVLKVEVHSHIEENTTQICEDEVINGLESSELDTTTEVFDDEDVVGARNTVPQVDVLKEEVHSHIEENTTQICEDVVLNGSTSSELDTTEKKSDDEVVVGARNIVPQVDVLNKEVHSPTEEITTQICENEVLNGLVSSELVTTTESDDHYTSPASNEESADVAVADLGTIGEDDVNLIEATIVSSAVQVQTSLDEESTLSALDENVGENKTETSLAIGFDVSSTNCEEERGSKLHSSNVAGELISDVVELHSTEEATAREEISTTGLVLSTGAALLTHPSKAFIGAEDAYFVASQNWLGVADGVGQWSLEGINDGIYARELMKNCERIVSDSKGTLVNKPEEVLVKSVAKTQLPGSSTILVAYFDGQTFRVANIGDSGFIIIRNGVVFKRASSMVHEFNFPLHIERGDNPTDLIEDYEIDLDEGDVIVTATDGLFDNLYEQEIASIVSRSLEAGSKPQDIAELLASRAQEVAQSSTPRTPFADAAKAAGYVGFTGGKLDDVIVIVSLVQNTIHLIE; from the exons ATGGCTGAATTTTACCCTAACCCTATCAGAGCTTGCCGGCCTCTGAGTTCTCTCTTCCTCCATCCTCGCATTCTCTTCCCCAAACCTTCTCACCATCACACCAATTTTGTTGGGAAATCGGCTGTAATTCGAACTCTGAAACAGCAGACAAGGTTTCAGATTCTCTCCAAGTCGGAGCCGGAATTCGGCATCCTTTCAACGGAAG AGTGTTCCGACGGAAGCGTTGTATTCCGTTTTGGAATTGCTAAGGACGATGATGGTAAATCGGTTTCGGGCGTAGATATTGATAAGGTTATTGTTGATGGCGGTGATGCTGACACTGAAGGTTTGGTAAATGAAAATGGTGAACAACTGAGTGAGAGTTTGGGGCCTCAAAGTAGTTTAGAGCAAGTTCAGTCTCATTCTGAAGTAAGAGAAAGAAGCTACCCTGCTCAAGTAAGCAGCGAAATCAGTAGTGCTGTTCGTGAAGATTGTAGTGCAGCAGAGTCTTTATCTAACGGTGTATCAGGATTGAGTAAATCATTAGTGGGAGAAGCAACATTTGAGATTGAAATTACTGAATCGTCAAGTGTAGATGAAGTTTCTATAAATAGTGACGAGGACGTCGTTGTGACCAGAAACACTGTTCCCCTAGTTGATGTTCTCGATGAGGAAGTACATAGTGACGGTGAGGAGAATACTGCTCAAATTTGTGAGGGTGAAGTTTTACATGGGTTGGTATCTTCTAATTTGTCTAGTGTAGATGAAGTGTCTCTTAACGATGATGAGAACGCTGTTGGGGCTAGAAATAATGTTCCCCGCGTTGATGTTCTGAAAGTGGAAGTGCATAGCCACATTGAGGAGAATACAACACAAATTTGTGAGGATGAAGTTATAAATGGGTTGGAATCTTCCGAACTTGACACCACAACAGAGGTATTTGATGATGAGGACGTTGTTGGAGCTAGAAATACTGTCCCCCAAGTTGATGTTCTTAAAGAGGAAGTGCATAGCCACATTGAGGAGAATACAACACAAATTTGCGAGGATGTTGTTTTAAATGGATCGACATCTTCCGAACTTGACACCACAGAAAAGAAATCTGATGATGAGGTCGTTGTTGGGGCTAGAAATATTGTTCCCCAAGTTGATGTTCTGAATAAGGAAGTGCATAGCCCAACTGAGGAGATTACAACACAAATTTGTGAGAATGAAGTTTTAAATGGGTTGGTCTCTTCCGAACTTGTCACCACAACAGAGTCTGATGATCATTATACTTCTCCTGCAAGTAATGAGGAGAGTGCTGATGTTGCAGTTGCTGATCTGGGGACAATTGGTGAAGATGATGTTAATCTGATTGAGGCAACGATTGTGTCCTCTGCAGTACAGGTCCAAACATCTTTGGATGAGGAAAGTACTCTTAGTGCATTGGATGAGAATGTTGGAGAAAACAAGACTGAAACTTCATTAGCG ATTGGTTTTGATGTCTCTTCCACAAATTGCGAAGAAGAGAGAGGGAGTAAGTTACACAGCAGTAATGTTGCAGGAGAACTCATCTCTGATGTTGTAGAACTCCATTCAACTGAAGAAGCGACTGCTAG GGAGGAAATCTCAACAACTGGTCTCGTATTATCCACTGGTGCTGCTTTATTGACACATCCCTCAAAG GCATTCATAGGTGCAGAGGATGCTTATTTTGTTGCTTCCCAAAATTGGCTAGGTGTGGCTGACGGAGTTGGTCAGTGGTCACTAGAAG GAATCAATGATGGAATATATGCCCGAGAACTAATGAAGAATTGCGAAAGGATTGTATCCGATTCCAAAGGCACTCTAGTGAATAAACCAGAAGAAGTTCTTGTTAAAAGTGTTGCAAAAACACAATTACCTGGATCATCTACGATTTTGGTGGCTTACTTTGATGGTCAG ACTTTTCGTGTGGCCAACATAGGGGACTCAGGATTCATCATAATCAGAAATGGAGTTGTCTTTAAGCGGGCTTCTTCAATGGTCCACGAGTTTAATTTTCCATTACATATTGAACGTGGTGATAACCCCACCGATCTCATAGAG GACTACGAAATCGACTTGGATGAGGGGGATGTGATTGTCACTGCAACAGATGGCCTTTTTGACAACTTATATGAACAAGAAATTGCTTCAATTGTATCAAGGTCACTGGAAGCTGGTTCTAAACCTCAG GACATAGCAGAGTTGTTGGCAAGTAGAGCGCAAGAGGTGGCGCAATCATCAACACCAAGGACTCCATTTGCAGATGCAGCCAAGGCTGCAGGGTACGTGGGATTCACTGGTGGAAAGCTTGATGATGTGATTGTCATTGTATCATTAGTACAGAACACAATCCACCTCATAGAGTAG
- the LOC133782048 gene encoding chlorophyll a-b binding protein CP24 10A, chloroplastic: MAATSGAVLNGLGSSFLCGGKGSSRSQALFSAGARAGTSVSPRRMIVAAAAAPKKSWLPGVRGGGNFIDPEWLDGSLPGDYGFDPLGLGKDPAFLKWYREAELIHGRWAMAAVLGIFVGQAWSGVPWFEAGADPAAIAPFSFGSLLGTQLILMGWVESKRWVDFFNPESQSVEWATPWSRTAENFANATGEQGYPGGKFFDPLGLAGTLKDGEYIPDGEKLERLKLAEIKHARIAMLAMLIFYFEAGQGKTPLGALGL; the protein is encoded by the exons ATGGCAGCGACTTCTGGTGCGGTTCTTAACGGCTTGGGCTCTTCCTTCTTGTGCGGAGGGAAGGGAAGCAGCCGCAGCCAGGCTTTGTTCTCCGCCGGAGCCAGAGCTGGAACCTCTGTTTCCCCAAGGAGAATGATCGTTGCCGCTGCAGCCGCCCCCAAGAAATCGTGGCTTCCAGGTGTTAGAGGCGGTGGCAACTTCATCGACCCCGAGTGGCTCGACGGCTC CCTCCCAGGTGACTATGGTTTCGACCCTTTGGGACTCGGCAAGGACCCAGCGTTCCTCAAGTGGTACAGAGAAGCTGAGCTGATCCATGGAAGGTGGGCCATGGCTGCGGTGCTCGGAATCTTCGTTGGCCAAGCATGGAGCGGCGTGCCATGGTTCGAGGCCGGAGCTGACCCGGCAGCCATAGCCCCATTCTCGTTCGGCTCCCTTCTGGGAACCCAGCTAATTTTAATGGGTTGGGTCGAGAGCAAAAGATGGGTGGACTTCTTCAACCCGGAATCGCAGTCGGTGGAGTGGGCGACGCCATGGTCGAGGACCGCTGAGAACTTCGCCAATGCCACCGGAGAACAAGGATACCCCGGAGGCAAGTTCTTTGACCCTCTTGGACTGGCCGGAACCCTCAAGGACGGTGAGTACATCCCGGATGGGGAGAAATTGGAGAGACTGAAGCTAGCGGAGATTAAGCACGCGAGAATAGCCATGTTGGCTATGCTTATTTTCTACTTCGAGGCTGGTCAAGGGAAGACTCCTCTTGGTGCTCTTGGCTTGTAA